From the genome of Lotus japonicus ecotype B-129 chromosome 6, LjGifu_v1.2, one region includes:
- the LOC130723072 gene encoding trihelix transcription factor DF1, whose translation MDLFTADQVSPFPDSGHLLYPSDLLSHRHNPQKLRPIRSIPSSSTPPYLDSSHNLRSPSPALETPLQTQDPAASGSGLNPFPHQVQEPDWFLDDDDDKDDGGDDDDNEDENSSVSNKEPGSRKRRKKTTRKLADFAQKLVRKVMEKQEQMHNELMVMIEKKERERIEREEAWRREEMIRIKKDEEARAQERSRNLAVISLIQNILGYEIQIPQAAEGSSKSKEGEVEANVRRDFYNDLSKKRWPDVEVQALITLRTSLEHKFRQLGSKGSIWEEISAAMHGMGYNRSAKKCKEKWENMNKYYKRTKGNGKKWPLLNLKTCPYFTELEILYKNGLLSQGNALSNANDVPKVEEKECSETS comes from the exons ATGGACCTCTTCACCGCCGACCAAGTTTCCCCATTCCCCGACTCCGGCCACCTCCTTTACCCCTCCGACCTCCTCTCCCACCGCCACAACCCCCAGAAACTCCGCCCCATCAGGTCCATCCCCTCCTCCTCCACTCCTCCTTACCTCGACTCATCTCACAACCTCCGATCCCCTTCTCCTGCTCTTGAAACTCCCCTCCAGACGCAGGATCCGGCGGCTTCCGGGTCGGGTCTCAACCCGTTTCCCCACCAAGTGCAAGAGCCTGA CTGGTTcttggatgatgatgatgataaagatgatggtggtgatgatgatgataatgaagaTGAGAATTCATCAGTAAGTAATAAAGAACCTGGCTCTAGAAAGAGGAGGAAAAAGACGACGAGAAAGCTTGCAGATTTTGCGCAAAAATTGGTAAGGAAGGTGATGGAAAAGCAAGAGCAGATGCATAATGAATTGATGGTTATGATAGAGAAAAAGGAAAGGGAAAGAATAGAGAGAGAAGAAGCTTGGAGGCGTGAGGAGATGATAAGGAttaaaaaggatgaagaggctaGAGCTCAAGAGAGGTCTCGTAATTTGGCCGTCATATCTCTCATTCAGAACATATTGGGCTATGAAATTCAAATTCCCCAAGCAGCAGAAGGAAGCAGCAAAAGCAAAGAGGGTGAAGTTGAGGCGAACGTTCGAAGAGATTTCTACAATGATCTAAGCAAAAAAAGATGGCCTGATGTTGAAGTACAAGCACTGATAACTCTAAGAACTTCATTGGAGCACAAGTTTCGTCAGTTGGGATCAAAAGGATCAATATGGGAGGAGATATCCGCAGCAATGCATGGCATGGGCTACAACCGTTCTGCAAAGAAGTGCAAGGAGAAATGGGAAAACATGAACAAGTACTATAAGAGGACCAAAGGGAACGGCAAGAAGTGGCCCTTACTTAATTTGAAAACTTGCCCTTACTTTACTGAGTTGGAAATTCTGTATAAAAACGGGCTCCTTAGTCAAGGAAATGCGTTGAGCAATGCCAACGATGTTCCCAAGGTTGAAGAAAAGGAATGCAGTGAAACTTCTTGA
- the LOC130723074 gene encoding putative lipid-binding protein AIR1, with protein sequence MGSDHEYVALLLCFNLLISFTMVSSTTYNIPQVPVPIMPSPKGSCPIDTLKLGVCAKVLNLVKVKLGSPPTLPCCHLIQDLADVEAAACLCLALRANILGTNLNVPISLSVILNDCGRNNNSASFQCP encoded by the coding sequence ATGGGTAGTGATCATGAGTATGTTGCCCTGCTCCTCTGTTTCAATCTCCTAATTTCCTTCACCATGGTGAGCTCCACCACCTACAATATCCCTCAAGTCCCAGTCCCAATAATGCCCTCTCCAAAGGGTTCATGTCCTATAGATACACTAAAGTTGGGTGTGTGTGCCAAAGTGTTGAACTTGGTCAAAGTTAAATTGGGGTCCCCACCAACACTCCCTTGCTGCCACCTCATTCAAGATCTTGCTGATGTTGAAGCTGCTGCTTGCCTTTGCCTTGCGCTCAGGGCTAACATCCTCGGCACAAACCTTAATGTTCCTATTTCCTTGAGCGTCATCCTCAACGATTGTGGACGAAACAACAACTCTGCTTCGTTCCAGTGCCCTTGA
- the LOC130723073 gene encoding nuclear transcription factor Y subunit B-3 — MAESDNESGGQTGGGHTGELLGCREQDRFLPIANVSRIMKKALPANGKISKEAKETVQECVSEFISFITGEASDKCQKEKRKTINGDDLLWAMTTLGFEDYVEPLKIYLHKYREMEGEKTGGMVQSGGGGGGGGGGGGRSQSEQRDLNNAAGESYGHGMPSSHHVMMMMGHHQHQSHMYGGSGSGSGSPSSGRSTR; from the coding sequence ATGGCAGAATCAGACAACGAGTCAGGGGGTCAAACTGGTGGTGGTCACACCGGTGAACTGTTGGGGTGCAGAGAGCAAGACAGGTTCCTCCCCATAGCGAACGTGAGCAGGATCATGAAGAAGGCGTTACCGGCGAACGGCAAGATCTCAAAGGAAGCCAAAGAGACTGTGCAGGAGTGTGTTTCAGAGTTCATCAGTTTCATAACAGGGGAGGCTTCAGACAAGTGCCagaaagagaagaggaagacaATCAACGGTGATGATCTACTGTGGGCCATGACGACGCTTGGATTTGAAGATTATGTGGAGCCACTCAAGATTTACCTGCACAAGTATAGGGAGATGGAGGGGGAGAAAACTGGTGGAATGGTGCAgagtggaggaggaggaggaggaggaggaggaggaggaggaaggagtCAGAGTGAACAGAGAGATTTGAATAATGCTGCAGGTGAGAGTTATGGTCATGGTATGCCATCATCCCATcatgtgatgatgatgatggggcATCATCAACATCAGAGCCATATGTATGGTGGATCTGGGAGTGGATCAGGATCACCATCTTCTGGGAGGAGTACTAGATAG